In the Alistipes provencensis genome, GGCCATGCGCCGCGAGGGCTGCACACCGCGCGAGACGCTGATCTTCGAGGATTCGCCCATCGGCATCGAGGCGGCGCGCCGCAGCGGAGCGTCGTATTTCACGGTGAAATTATAGACTTAAATCTTGGAGGCAATCCGATCCCGACTCGATGCCGGAGCCGTTAAGCGACGGACCGGCTAAAAGCGCGAGCGGAGGGGACGGGGAGCGTGCGCCCCCGCGAATAGTCGCCCGAAGCCAGCGTTAGACGGTTCGTCGCAGGCGAAAGCATCCGTCGGGGAGTTTTTGGTACTTTTTGCGGAAAAAAGTACATGAAATCCCGCGGCCGCAGGCCGCAAAAACTACCTTTTGCAAATCAGATTGAAATCGCAGAACTTGCAGGTGTCGGCATCCTCGCACTGGCGGAACGGCACCGAAGGGTCGTACAGCTCGGCGAGAGTCTCGCGCACCAACTCCTCGAAACGCCCGGCGTAGAGCGTGTAGCCGGCGCCGCGCACGCCCGTTTCCTTATCGTCGAGCGTCGGCAGGTAGTCGAGGCGGTTCATCGCCCGCACATAGTAGAGCGCCGGCACGGCGTCAGCTCCGCGCGTGCGGTAGAGCATCATGGCGTAAAGCAACGTCTGAAGGATGTTCGAAAGCCGCTGTTTGCCCTCGCCGCGGAAAAGGCTCTCCACCCCCGCGAACTCCAGATGCGGCGCCCCGGTCTTGTAGTCGACCACGCGCAGCGTCCCGTCGTCCAGCGCGTCGATGCGGTCGGCGATGCCCGCGAACTTCACCCGCAGCTCCCGTCCCTGCGCTTCGAACGGGAACGGATAAGCCACCTCCTGCTCCAGTCCCGTGACCGTGAAGGCGTCGTGCGCGGCGTCGTAAGGCATCACCCCGCCCCGCAGGTAGCGCGTGACGATATCTTTCACCAGCAGGAGGTTGCCCGTATAATCCTCGGCCGTGGCCGCTGTGTCCCGGAGGTAATTCTCGTTGATCGCAGCCTCGACCGCCGCCGCCACCTCGCCCGTGCGGAGCATCGTCCGCAGGATCTCGCCGGGGTGCAGCTCCCCCACGATCCGGGCGTAGAGCTTCTGCACCGCGGCATGGAGGATGGTTCCGAACATCGGGGCGTCGACCTCCTCGGCAATCTCGTCGTCGGCCTGAAGCCGCGCCACGGAGTGAAAATAGAACCGCAGGGGACACGCCACATAGCGAAAAAAAGCCGTCGGCGAGAGCGTGGCCTTCGATTCGGGATCGGTGAAGCGCTCCAGACGCCGCATCACCCCCTCGTCCTTCGCCACCTCGATCGGAGCCGTCTCGGCGAGGTTGACATCGACGCCCACCTCGACCTTTTTCACCGGAAAACCGCTCTCATAATCCAACTGGTAAATGTAACGGCTGGGCTCGCCCGTCGATTTGTCGTCGGCATGCGAACAATAGAGCATCCACACCCGCCGGGCACGCTGCACGAGGCGGTAGAAATAGTAGGCGTAAACGCCCTCGTGATGCTCGGGCGTGGGCAGCCCGTAAGCCGCGCGCAGGTTGTAGGGCACGAACGACGCCTGCGCCATGTGGTTACCCGGGAAGTTGTCGTCGTTCATCGACAGCAGGACGACGTTGTCGAAATCGAGGTTGCGGGTTTCGAGGATTCCCATGACCTGCACCCCCTCCAACGGTTCGCCCTCGTAGGGGATGCGCAGGGTTTGCAGGTGGCGGCGCAGGAGCGAGGCGTACACCTCGGAGGTGATCTCGATATCGCATTGATCCAGCGAGTTGCGCAGCTTGGTGAGCTCCTCGGCGATCACGGCCAGAAACTCCACCCGCTGCCGGGCGTCGTCGCCCTCGTAAGGCATCCGGGCCACGGCGGCCGTAACCCTCAGCAGCCAGTCCGAGAGGTCGCGCCACTCGGCGGCGGGCGAAAAGACCATTTGCAGCAGTTCGTTGCGCCCCAGCCATTTGGCGTCGATCGAGATGCGTCGTTCGCGCACGATCTCCTCCTGCATCCCGCGCGTCAGGGCGGCGTCGCAGTCCGAAACATAAGGATGCGCGAGGATGCCCACGGCGTCGGCGTGGTAGAACGTGCATCCCGCCCCTTTCGCGCGGCGGTGAGCCTGCAACTCCACGAGACGCTCGATAAACGTATAGGCCAGGCTGGACCGCAGCGGATAACCCATCGTGACGTTGACCCGCCCGATCTCGGGCGGCAGGGCGTACAACAGCGGCAGGAGCAGGTTCTCGTCCGTCAGCACCACCGCAGTGCGCTTGTCCAACGGCCCCGCGGCAGCCAGACGGCGCAGGATCGCGGCGGCATGTTTACACTGCACGGCGTTCGACACCGCGGCCACGGCGGTCAGCTCCTTGGGCCGCTCCATGTTGTCGTGCGACACGGCCCCGCGCGGCGGGAACTGCACGACGTTCTCGCGCACGAACATCCCGGCTTCCTGCTCGGGGCGATCCTTATAATAGGAGTCGTAATCCCAGTAGAAATCGGTCTCGGCGGCGGTCGAAAGGAACCGGAAAAGCACCTTTTCACACTCCGACAAGGCGTTGAAACCCGCCACGACATAGCGTCTCGGCTCGGGGAACGCATACCCGCCCCCGCGGATGCGGTCGGCGGCGGCGCGCTGGACCATGCCGTTGTAGGCGATGCCCAGCTCAGCGA is a window encoding:
- a CDS encoding PD-(D/E)XK nuclease family protein, producing the protein MKTFLYEVAEDLYARYGEGLSERAMLFPSRRARLFFVDALTGIAGRPMWQPEWVTIDDLMSEISGLVAGDRIRLITELYKIYSEYHTEPFDKFYFWGDMLLTDFDTVDKYRIDAAMLFRNISEIKEIEADISYLTPAQLQILRFWSSLGDEADLSAEKRKFLAIWKTLGPVYHRFRERLAELGIAYNGMVQRAAADRIRGGGYAFPEPRRYVVAGFNALSECEKVLFRFLSTAAETDFYWDYDSYYKDRPEQEAGMFVRENVVQFPPRGAVSHDNMERPKELTAVAAVSNAVQCKHAAAILRRLAAAGPLDKRTAVVLTDENLLLPLLYALPPEIGRVNVTMGYPLRSSLAYTFIERLVELQAHRRAKGAGCTFYHADAVGILAHPYVSDCDAALTRGMQEEIVRERRISIDAKWLGRNELLQMVFSPAAEWRDLSDWLLRVTAAVARMPYEGDDARQRVEFLAVIAEELTKLRNSLDQCDIEITSEVYASLLRRHLQTLRIPYEGEPLEGVQVMGILETRNLDFDNVVLLSMNDDNFPGNHMAQASFVPYNLRAAYGLPTPEHHEGVYAYYFYRLVQRARRVWMLYCSHADDKSTGEPSRYIYQLDYESGFPVKKVEVGVDVNLAETAPIEVAKDEGVMRRLERFTDPESKATLSPTAFFRYVACPLRFYFHSVARLQADDEIAEEVDAPMFGTILHAAVQKLYARIVGELHPGEILRTMLRTGEVAAAVEAAINENYLRDTAATAEDYTGNLLLVKDIVTRYLRGGVMPYDAAHDAFTVTGLEQEVAYPFPFEAQGRELRVKFAGIADRIDALDDGTLRVVDYKTGAPHLEFAGVESLFRGEGKQRLSNILQTLLYAMMLYRTRGADAVPALYYVRAMNRLDYLPTLDDKETGVRGAGYTLYAGRFEELVRETLAELYDPSVPFRQCEDADTCKFCDFNLICKR